One stretch of Bradyrhizobium canariense DNA includes these proteins:
- the cobT gene encoding cobaltochelatase subunit CobT — protein sequence MTTSNTKFRTGAKEAPTEPFKRAVTSCLRAIAKAPELEVTFAAERPGLAPGKARLPEPARKMTKRDAAIVRGHADSIALKLACHDPKVHRKLMPGNPQARGVFEAVEQARVEAIGSRRMAGVAKNLTAMLDDHFHRGKFDEITDRADAPLSDALAMLVRERLTGLAPPVAARKMVDLWRPFLEDKIGPRLDQLSRVTEDQAKFGDVVHDLLSALDLGDDRNAEADEDDNQDENRDGENDQSGAEGSPDSDAAQEMSADQAQATTDEMSESAMESAQASTSDTFDDGELGDDETPGEATRPNSRGANEPRGPEYHAFAPKFDEVIAAEDLCDHDELERLRSYLDKQLAHLQGIVARLANRLQRRLMAQQNRAWEFDLEEGMLDPARLSRVVTDPYHPLSFMNEKEATFRDTVVTLLLDNSGSMRGRPITVAATCADILARTLERCGVKVEILGFTTRAWKGGQSREAWLAAGKPANPGRLNDLRHIIYKSADAPWRRARKNLGLMMREGLLKENIDGEALDWAHKRLLGRSEQRKILMMISDGAPVDDSTLSVNAGNYLERHLRHIIEEIETRSPVELIAIGIGHDVTRYYRRAVTIVDAEELGGAITEKLAELFSETHGAAPAPTGRRRRLHS from the coding sequence ATGACGACGTCCAACACCAAATTCCGTACCGGAGCAAAGGAAGCCCCGACCGAGCCGTTCAAGCGCGCGGTCACTTCCTGTCTGCGCGCGATCGCAAAAGCCCCCGAGCTCGAAGTGACGTTCGCCGCCGAGCGGCCCGGCCTGGCGCCGGGCAAGGCGCGGCTGCCTGAGCCGGCGCGCAAGATGACCAAGCGCGATGCGGCGATTGTGCGCGGCCACGCCGATTCGATCGCGCTGAAGCTCGCCTGCCATGACCCGAAAGTGCACCGCAAGCTGATGCCGGGCAATCCGCAGGCCCGCGGTGTGTTCGAGGCGGTGGAGCAGGCGCGGGTGGAAGCGATCGGCTCGCGGCGGATGGCCGGCGTTGCCAAAAATCTCACCGCTATGCTTGACGATCATTTCCATCGCGGCAAGTTCGACGAGATCACCGATCGCGCCGATGCGCCGCTGTCCGACGCGCTGGCGATGCTGGTGCGCGAGCGTCTGACCGGGCTCGCACCGCCGGTGGCGGCGCGCAAGATGGTCGATCTCTGGCGGCCCTTCCTGGAAGACAAGATCGGCCCGCGTCTCGATCAATTGAGCCGCGTCACCGAAGATCAGGCGAAATTCGGCGATGTCGTGCATGATCTGTTGTCCGCGCTCGATCTCGGCGACGACCGCAACGCGGAAGCCGACGAGGACGACAACCAGGACGAAAACCGCGACGGCGAAAACGATCAGTCCGGCGCGGAAGGCTCGCCCGACAGCGACGCGGCACAGGAGATGAGCGCTGACCAGGCGCAGGCGACGACCGACGAAATGTCCGAAAGTGCGATGGAGAGCGCGCAAGCCTCCACCAGCGATACCTTCGACGATGGCGAGCTCGGCGACGACGAAACGCCGGGAGAAGCGACGCGGCCGAACTCGCGCGGCGCCAACGAACCGCGCGGGCCGGAATATCACGCCTTCGCACCGAAATTCGACGAGGTGATTGCGGCCGAGGATCTTTGCGATCACGATGAGCTGGAACGGTTGCGCAGCTACCTCGACAAACAGCTCGCGCATTTGCAGGGCATCGTCGCGCGGCTGGCGAACCGTTTGCAACGCCGCCTGATGGCGCAGCAGAACCGTGCCTGGGAGTTCGATCTCGAGGAAGGCATGCTCGATCCGGCGCGGCTGTCGCGCGTCGTGACCGATCCCTATCATCCGCTGTCGTTCATGAACGAGAAGGAAGCGACGTTCCGCGATACCGTGGTGACGCTGCTGCTCGACAATTCCGGCTCGATGCGCGGGCGGCCCATTACGGTGGCGGCGACGTGCGCGGATATTCTGGCGCGGACGCTGGAGCGTTGCGGCGTCAAGGTCGAGATTCTCGGCTTCACGACGCGGGCCTGGAAGGGCGGTCAGTCGCGCGAGGCGTGGCTTGCGGCCGGCAAGCCGGCCAATCCCGGACGCCTCAACGATCTTCGCCATATCATCTACAAGTCCGCCGATGCGCCATGGCGGCGGGCGCGCAAGAATCTCGGGTTGATGATGCGCGAGGGCCTGCTCAAGGAGAACATCGACGGCGAGGCGCTGGATTGGGCGCACAAGCGGCTGCTCGGGCGCTCCGAGCAACGCAAGATCCTGATGATGATCTCCGACGGCGCGCCGGTTGATGACTCCACGCTGTCGGTCAATGCCGGCAATTATCTGGAGCGGCATCTGCGCCATATCATCGAGGAGATCGAGACCCGCTCGCCGGTCGAACTGATCGCGATCGGTATCGGTCACGATGTCACGCGCTACTATCGCCGCGCGGTCACCATCGTCGATGCCGAAGAACTCGGCGGCGCCATCACTGAAAAACTCGCCGAGTTGTTCAGCGAGACCCACGGCGCCGCGCCTGCTCCAACCGGCCGCCGGCGCCGGCTGCATTCGTAA
- a CDS encoding esterase-like activity of phytase family protein, which produces MSFDLSRRRLLKSTAAGLSLAALPGIARAQLATEPPKPSTPDEHSVAAPVSIEVNARPIPSFDPRDRSHVRIGSLQYRSGLVLTSSYRGFGGLSGIRLDSKGERFISFSDKGSWFTGRILYQESEMTGLADVEVAPMLGADGRPITARGWFDTESIALDGSLVYIGLERVNQVLRFDFSKGFTRSRGEVVPMPPAVKKLPFNKGLEALVMVPRGQPLAGTLIALSERGLDADGNLIAFMVGGPTPGQFSVRRTNAYDISDATLLPSGELLVLERKFSLVEGIGIRIRRIPLTSVAPGALVDGPAIFEADLGYEIDNMEGIDAFVTPEGDTVLTLVSDDNFSMIQRTLLLQFTLVD; this is translated from the coding sequence ATGTCGTTCGACCTCTCCCGCCGTCGCTTGCTGAAATCCACGGCGGCCGGACTATCGCTCGCCGCGCTGCCCGGGATCGCGCGGGCGCAGCTCGCAACGGAGCCGCCAAAGCCGTCAACGCCGGATGAACATTCGGTCGCCGCTCCCGTTTCGATCGAGGTCAATGCCCGGCCGATTCCCTCGTTCGATCCCCGCGACCGCTCGCATGTGCGGATTGGTTCGCTGCAATATCGCAGCGGGCTGGTTCTCACGTCGAGCTATCGCGGCTTTGGCGGGCTATCGGGAATCCGGCTCGACAGCAAAGGCGAGCGCTTCATCTCTTTCAGCGACAAGGGCAGCTGGTTCACCGGCCGTATCCTCTACCAGGAAAGCGAGATGACCGGGCTCGCCGATGTCGAGGTGGCGCCGATGCTGGGGGCCGACGGCAGGCCGATCACGGCACGCGGCTGGTTCGACACCGAGTCGATCGCGCTTGACGGCTCATTGGTTTACATCGGGCTTGAACGCGTCAACCAGGTGCTTCGGTTCGATTTCAGCAAGGGCTTTACGCGCTCGCGTGGCGAGGTGGTGCCGATGCCACCTGCCGTTAAAAAGCTTCCTTTCAACAAGGGGCTTGAGGCGCTGGTCATGGTGCCCAGGGGCCAGCCGTTGGCGGGAACGCTGATCGCGCTTTCCGAGCGTGGCCTCGATGCCGACGGCAATCTCATCGCGTTCATGGTCGGGGGACCGACGCCCGGACAATTCAGCGTTCGCCGCACCAACGCCTACGATATCAGTGACGCGACGCTGCTGCCGTCGGGTGAACTATTGGTGCTGGAGCGGAAGTTCTCGCTGGTCGAAGGCATCGGCATCCGCATCCGCCGCATCCCGCTCACATCGGTGGCGCCCGGCGCGCTGGTCGATGGTCCCGCGATTTTCGAGGCGGATTTGGGCTACGAAATCGACAACATGGAAGGCATCGACGCCTTCGTGACGCCAGAGGGCGATACCGTGTTGACGCTGGTCTCCGATGACAATTTCTCGATGATCCAGCGCACGCTGTTGCTGCAATTCACGCTGGTGGATTGA
- a CDS encoding Bug family tripartite tricarboxylate transporter substrate binding protein, with protein MTKFFRLIFVLSSLFAVVTAHAETWPSHLIKATIPFGAGSATDVVPRLVFDRLAAELGQSIVVENRPGAGGTLGTALVARADPDGYSVLAHSSALTIAPAIFPNLSFDASRDLSGALMIGSSANVMIVPVSRPWKTVQDFIADAKAKPGSISFGSVGIGSAVHISAEKFRLAAGIEATHVPYRGGAEVIADIIGGRVDFYFCPLATALPLIHAGQVRALLVSTPKRIADLPDVPAPTEIGLKDADSAIWFGVFMPAKTPRDIVDKFHAAGVKVLSEPAMQESLKQLGVEAVPMTPAEIDDLVKRETAVNMAVIKAAGIKQ; from the coding sequence ATGACCAAGTTCTTCCGTTTGATATTCGTTCTCTCAAGCCTGTTCGCTGTCGTCACCGCGCACGCGGAAACCTGGCCGTCGCATCTGATCAAGGCGACAATCCCGTTCGGGGCCGGCAGCGCGACCGATGTGGTGCCGCGTCTGGTGTTCGATCGTCTCGCCGCTGAACTGGGCCAGTCCATCGTGGTCGAGAATCGTCCCGGCGCCGGTGGCACGCTTGGCACGGCGCTGGTTGCCAGGGCTGATCCCGACGGTTACAGCGTTCTCGCCCATTCCTCGGCGCTGACGATTGCGCCCGCGATTTTTCCGAATCTGTCGTTCGATGCCAGCCGTGACCTCTCGGGTGCGCTGATGATCGGCTCCAGCGCCAATGTGATGATCGTGCCGGTGTCGCGGCCATGGAAGACCGTGCAGGATTTCATTGCGGACGCCAAGGCCAAACCCGGCTCGATCTCGTTCGGCTCGGTCGGTATCGGCAGTGCGGTGCATATCAGCGCCGAAAAATTCCGCCTCGCCGCCGGCATCGAGGCCACGCATGTTCCCTATCGCGGCGGCGCCGAAGTGATCGCCGATATCATCGGCGGTCGCGTCGATTTTTATTTCTGTCCGTTGGCGACCGCGCTTCCATTGATCCACGCCGGCCAGGTGCGCGCGCTGTTGGTCTCGACGCCAAAACGTATCGCGGATCTGCCCGACGTGCCGGCACCGACGGAGATCGGATTGAAAGATGCTGACAGCGCGATCTGGTTCGGCGTCTTCATGCCGGCGAAAACGCCGCGCGACATCGTCGACAAATTCCATGCTGCCGGCGTCAAGGTGCTGTCTGAGCCTGCGATGCAGGAAAGCCTGAAGCAGCTCGGCGTCGAAGCAGTGCCGATGACCCCTGCCGAGATCGACGATCTCGTCAAGCGCGAGACCGCGGTCAACATGGCAGTAATCAAGGCCGCGGGCATCAAACAATGA